In Vicia villosa cultivar HV-30 ecotype Madison, WI unplaced genomic scaffold, Vvil1.0 ctg.000084F_1_1_3, whole genome shotgun sequence, a single genomic region encodes these proteins:
- the LOC131623861 gene encoding ABC transporter G family member 32-like yields MWNSAENAFARSESFREGGEDEEALRWAALERLPTYKRARRGIFQNLVGEKKEIDVSELQTPEQKLILERLVDFVDNDPERFFHRMRSRFDAVHLEFPKIEVRFQNLTIETFVHVGSRALPTIPNFICNMTETLLRQLRLYRRKRSKLTILSDISGIIRPSRLTLLLGPPSSGKTTLLLALAGRLGPGLQMSGNITYNGHSLNEFVPQRTAAYVSQQDWHVAEMTVRETLQFAGCCQGAGFKYDMLMELARREKNSGIKPDEDLDLFMKSLALGGQETNLVVEYIMKILGLDMCGDTLVGDEMLKGISGGQKKRLTTGELLVGPARVLFMDEISTGLDSSTTYQIIRYLKHSTRALDGTTIISLLQPAPETYELFDDVILLSEGQIVYQGPRESAIEFFKLMGFSCPERKNVADFLQEVTSKKDQEQYWSVLDRPYRYTPAGKFAQAFSLYREGKLLSEELNIPFNKRYNHPAALATCSYGAKRLELLKINYQWQKLLIKRNAFIYIFKFVQLILVALITMSVFFRTTMHHDTIDDGGLYLGALYFSMITILFNGFTEVSMLVAKLPTLYKHRDLHFYPSWAYTLPSWFLSIPTSLMEAGCWVLVSYYSSGYDPAFTRFLQQFLLFFFLHQMSIGLFRLIGSLGRNMIVANTFGSFAMLVVMALGGYIISKDRIPSWWIWGFWVSPLMYAQNSASVNEFLGHSWDKKVGNLTTYPLGKAVLKARSLFTESYWYWIGVGALVGYTILFNFLFTIFLAYLNPLGRQQAVVSKGELQEREKRRNGESVVVELREYLQHSASNGKHFKQRGMVLPFQPLSMAFSNINYYVEVPLELKQQGISEDRLQLLVNVTGAFKPGVLTALVGVSGAGKTTLMDVLAGRKTGGFIEGSVYISGYPKRQDSFARISGYCEQSDVHSPGLTVWESLLFSAWLRLSSDVDLETQKAFVEEIMELVELTPLRGALVGLPGVDGLSTEQRKRLTIAVELVANPSIVFMDEPTSGLDARAAAIVMRTVRNIVNTGRTIVCTIHQPSIDIFESFDELLFMKRGGELIYAGPLGPKSSELVTYFEAIEGVPKIRSGYNPATWMLEVTSSVEENRLGVDFAEIYRKSSLYQYNQELVERLSIPTSNSKELHFPTKYCRSPFEQFLTCLWKQNLSYWRNPQYTAVRFFYTVFISLMLGTICWRFGATRETQLDLFNAMGSMYSAILFIGITNGTAVQPVVSVERFVSYRERAAGMYSALSFAFAQVVIEFPYVFAQAIIYSSIFYSMGSFVWTFDRFIWYLFFMYFTMLYFTFYGMMTTAVTPNHHVAAIIGAPCYMLWNLFSGFMIPHKRIPIWWRWYYWANPVAWTLYGLLTSQYGGDDKLVKLTDGKSVPIKLVLREVFGYRHDFLCVAATMVAGFCILFAFVFAYAIKSFNFQRR; encoded by the exons ATGTGGAACTCGGCGGAGAACGCGTTCGCCAGATCGGAGTCGTTTAGGGAGGGAGGAGAAGACGAGGAGGCTTTACGCTGGGCGGCGTTGGAGAGGCTGCCGACTTACAAGCGAGCGCGGAGAGGAATCTTCCAGAATCTCGTCGGCGAAAAGAAAGAGATCGATGTGAGTGAATTACAGACGCCGGAGCAGAAGCTTATTTTGGAAAGGCTTGTTGATTTCGTAGATAATGATCCTGAGAGATTCTTCCACCGTATGAGAAGCCGATTTGATGC AGTTCATTTGGAGTTTCCGAAGATTGAAGttcgatttcaaaacttaacTATTGAGACTTTTGTACATGTGGGAAGCAGAGCTCTGCCTACAATTCCAAATTTCATCTGTAATATGACTGAG ACTCTTTTAAGACAGTTGCGGTTATACAGAAGAAAGAGAAGCAAATTGACAATTCTTTCTGATATCAGTGGGATTATTAGACCTTCAAG GCTAACATTGTTATTGGGTCCGCCAAGCTCTGGAAAAACAACATTGCTTTTAGCTCTTGCTGGCAGATTAGGACCTGGTTTGCAG ATGTCAGGGAACATTACCTACAATGGACATAGTCTGAATGAGTTTGTTCCTCAGAGAACAGCAGCTTATGTCAGCCAACAAGATTGGCATGTAGCAGAGATGACTGTGAGGGAAACTCTCCAGTTTGCTGGTTGCTGTCAAGGAGCTGGATTTAAATACG ATATGTTGATGGAACTTGCTAGAAGAGAAAAGAATTCTGGAATAAAACCAGATGAAGATCTTGATTTATTCATGAAG TCATTAGCTCTTGGTGGACAGGAAACAAATCTTGTGGTTGAGTACATCATGAAG ATATTAGGTTTGGACATGTGCGGTGACACATTAGTGGGGGATGAAATGCTCAAAGGAATATCGGGAGGACAAAAGAAGCGGCTTACAACAG GCGAATTACTAGTTGGACCTGCAAGAGTGCTATTCATGGATGAGATATCAACTGGTCTAGATAGTTCAACTACATATCAGATCATCAGATATCTCAAGCATTCAACACGCGCACTTGATGGAACCACAATCATATCTCTTCTTCAACCAGCTCCTGAGACCTATGAgttgtttgatgatgttattctTTTGTCCGAGGGTCAGATTGTTTATCAGGGGCCCCGTGAGTCTGCTATTGAATTTTTCAAACTGATGGGATTCAGTTGTCCTGAGCGAAAAAATGTAGCAGACTTTTTACAAGAA GTCACGTCTAAGAAGGACCAAGAGCAATACTGGTCCGTTCTCGACCGCCCTTACCGGTACACACCTGCTGGGAAATTTGCCCAAGCATTTTCCTTGTATCGTGAGGGAAAGCTTTTGTCTGAGGAACTAAATATTCCTTTCAATAAGCGCTATAATCATCCAGCCGCCTTGGCAACTTGTTCCTATGGAGCAAAAAGGCTTGAACTTCTCAAGATTAATTATCAGTGGCAGAAGCTTCTTATAAAACGAAATgcatttatttacatttttaaattTGTTCAG CTGATCTTGGTTGCTTTAATTACAATGAGTGTTTTTTTCCGAACAACGATGCACCATGATACAATTGATGATGGAGGCTTATATCTTGGAGCACTGTATTTTTCTATGATTACTATTCTTTTCAATGGTTTTACGGAAGTGTCAATGTTAGTTGCAAAGCTTCCAACTCTTTACAAGCATAGAGACTTGCATTTCTATCCTAGCTGGGCATATACACTCCCTTCTTGGTTCCTTAGTATCCCAACTTCTCTCATGGAGGCTGGATGCTGGGTATTGGTATCATACTATTCAAGTGGATATGATCCTGCATTTACTAG ATTTCTTCAGCAATTCTTGCTTTTTTTCTTTCTGCACCAGATGTCTATAGGCCTGTTTCGCCTGATAGGATCCTTGGGTCGGAATATGATAGTGGCCAATACCTTTGGATCATTTGCTATGTTGGTTGTAATGGCTCTTGGTGGATATATAATTTCAAAAG ACCGTATACCAAGTTGGTGGATATGGGGCTTTTGGGTTTCTCCTTTGATGTATGCACAGAATTCTGCTTCTGTAAATGAGTTCCTTGGACATTCCTGGGATAAG AAAGTTGGAAACCTGACCACTTATCCATTGGGCAAGGCAGTGTTAAAAGCGAGGAGTTTGTTTACTGAAAGCTATTGGTATTGGATTGGTGTTGGAGCATTGGTCGGATACACAATTTTGTTCAACTTTCTATTTACAATCTTCTTAGCTTACCTTAATC CTTTGGGAAGACAGCAAGCTGTAGTCTCAAAAGGTGAGCTGcaagaaagagaaaagagaagaaacGGTGAAAGCGTTGTTGTTGAGCTGAGAGAGTACTTGCAGCATTCGGCATCAAATG GAAAGCATTTTAAGCAAAGGGGAATGGTTCTCCCATTTCAACCTCTTTCCATGGCTTTCAGCAATATCAATTACTATGTGGAAGTCCCTTTG GAGTTGAAACAACAAGGAATATCAGAAGACAGACTGCAGCTGCTTGTTAATGTTACTGGAGCTTTTAAGCCTGGTGTGTTGACAGCATTGGTTGGAGTAAGTGGTGCTGGGAAAACTACTTTGATGGATGTATTAGCTGGAAGAAAAACTGGTGGTTTCATAGAAGGGAGTGTATATATATCTGGTTATCCTAAAAGACAAGATTCTTTTGCAAGAATTTCCGGTTACTGTGAGCAGTCTGATGTGCATTCCCCTGGCTTGACAGTTTGGGAATCCTTACTCTTTTCTGCTTGGCTTCGATTATCTTCAGATGTTGACTTGGAGACACAAAAG GCCTTCGTCGAGGAAATAATGGAGCTTGTGGAGCTCACTCCACTAAGAGGAGCACTAGTAGGTCTACCTGGAGTAGATGGTCTGTCAACAGAACAGCGAAAAAGGTTAACTATAGCAGTGGAACTAGTTGCCAACCCTTCTATAGTCTTCATGGATGAGCCCACATCCGGATTGGATGCCAGGGCTGCAGCCATTGTGATGAGAACTGTGAGGAATATAGTAAATACTGGGCGAACGATTGTTTGCACCATCCATCAGCCTAGCATAGACATATTTGAATCATTTGATGAG CTTCTGTTTATGAAGCGCGGAGGAGAGCTTATATACGCTGGTCCACTTGGTCCTAAATCTAGTGAACTAGTCACTTATTTTGAG GCAATCGAAGGAGTTCCAAAGATCAGATCTGGATATAACCCTGCGACATGGATGCTGGAGGTTACTTCTTCAGTAGAAGAAAACCGTCTTGGAGTGGACTTTGCAGAAATCTACCGGAAATCAAGTTTATATCA ATATAACCAAGAGTTGGTCGAAAGATTGAGCATACCAACCAGTAACTCAAAAGAATTGCATTTTCCAACCAAGTATTGTCGGTCACCTTTTGAACAGTTCTTAACTTGTCTTTGGAAGCAAAATCTATCTTACTGGCGTAACCCACAGTACACTGCTGTTCGCTTCTTTTACACTGTTTTCATCTCGTTGATGCTTGGGACGATATGTTGGAGATTTGGTGCAACAAG GGAGACACAGCTAGATCTATTCAATGCCATGGGATCTATGTATTCAGCAATCCTCTTCATTGGCATCACAAATGGAACAGCTGTTCAACCTGTTGTTTCCGTGGAAAGATTTGTTTCATATAGAGAAAGAGCTGCAGGGATGTACTCGGCTTTAAGTTTTGCATTTGCTCAG GTTGTCATCGAGTTTCCTTACGTGTTTGCACAGGCTATCATATACTCTTCAATATTCTATTCCATGGGTTCCTTTGTCTGGACCTTCGATAGGTTCATTTGGTACTTATTCTTCATGTATTTTACTATGTTGTATTTTACCTTCTATGGGATGATGACTACTGCTGTCACACCAAATCATCACGTTGCTGCCATCATTGGTGCTCCATGTTATATGTTGTGGAACCTTTTCAGTGGTTTTATGATTCCTCATAAG AGAATCCCTATTTGGTGGAGATGGTATTACTGGGCAAACCCTGTAGCCTGGACTTTGTATGGTCTCCTAACTTCACAGTATGGTGGTGATGATAAGTTGGTGAAGCTAACTGATGGAAAATCGGTACCCATAAAACTAGTACTCAGAGAAGTGTTTGGATACAGACATGATTTCCTATGCGTTGCTGCTACAATGGTAGCTGGTTTCTGCATTCTTTTTGCATTCGTGTTCGCGTATGCAATTAAATCCTTCAACTTCCAAAGGAGATGA